Proteins encoded within one genomic window of Sulfurovum sp. XGS-02:
- the radA gene encoding DNA repair protein RadA gives MAKKKTLFECQACGFQSPRWMGKCTSCDQWETMVELSADQIKFLKETSGSSASGSAIPKAKPITQIEEDNIVRFTSGSKELDLVLGGGIVPGSLTLIGGSPGVGKSTLLLKIAGNLARASKKVLYVSGEESAGQIKLRANRLEANHENLFLLPEINLGSVLSEIGNQTYELIVIDSIQTLYSDENPSAPGSVTQVRTITFELMRIAKSLQIPIFIIGHITKDGSIAGPRVLEHMVDTVLYFEGDTNSDLRLLRGFKNRFGATNEVGIFEMNKEGLNDAKSMAGKFFNKDHLQSGSALTVIMEGSRPIIVEVQALVSESYGHPKRSSTGFDNNRLGMLLALLEKKLDLPLGTYDVFINVSGGIKIHEPSADLAIIAAILSSYRDRKLSAETLFLGEVSLTGEIREVSGLSQRLKEIETQGFTKAVIPNKPLEKTNIKCFVADEVSKVVEWM, from the coding sequence ATGGCAAAGAAAAAAACACTATTTGAATGTCAGGCATGTGGATTTCAATCTCCAAGATGGATGGGAAAATGTACTTCATGTGATCAGTGGGAGACAATGGTCGAACTGAGTGCTGACCAAATTAAATTTTTGAAAGAGACTTCAGGTTCCAGTGCTTCAGGTTCAGCTATTCCAAAAGCAAAACCGATCACACAGATAGAAGAGGATAATATTGTCCGTTTCACTTCAGGAAGCAAAGAACTGGACCTGGTACTGGGCGGAGGTATTGTCCCGGGTTCACTGACACTCATTGGAGGCAGTCCGGGTGTTGGGAAATCGACCCTTTTACTTAAGATAGCAGGAAACCTGGCCAGAGCATCAAAAAAGGTCCTGTATGTTTCTGGAGAAGAGTCTGCTGGACAGATAAAACTGCGTGCGAACAGACTTGAAGCAAACCATGAGAATCTTTTTCTGCTCCCGGAGATCAATCTTGGTTCCGTTCTCTCAGAGATAGGAAACCAAACCTATGAACTTATCGTCATTGACTCCATACAAACCCTCTACTCTGATGAAAACCCCTCTGCTCCAGGTTCGGTCACACAGGTACGTACGATCACTTTTGAGCTGATGCGTATTGCAAAGTCCCTACAGATCCCTATCTTTATCATCGGGCATATCACAAAAGATGGTTCCATAGCAGGTCCCAGGGTCCTTGAACATATGGTGGATACGGTGCTCTATTTCGAAGGAGATACAAACTCCGATCTTCGTCTACTGCGTGGTTTTAAAAACCGTTTTGGCGCGACCAATGAAGTGGGTATATTCGAAATGAACAAAGAGGGGTTGAACGATGCAAAAAGTATGGCAGGTAAATTCTTCAACAAAGACCATCTCCAGTCAGGTTCGGCACTCACAGTCATCATGGAGGGGAGCCGTCCCATCATTGTAGAGGTTCAGGCATTGGTTTCAGAATCCTATGGACACCCTAAAAGAAGTTCTACCGGTTTTGATAACAATCGTCTTGGCATGCTTTTGGCGCTGCTCGAGAAGAAACTTGATCTGCCTCTTGGTACCTATGATGTCTTTATCAATGTCTCAGGAGGGATAAAGATACATGAACCTTCTGCTGATCTTGCGATCATCGCAGCCATCTTAAGCAGCTATAGAGACAGGAAACTGAGTGCAGAGACACTTTTTCTGGGTGAAGTCAGTCTGACAGGTGAGATACGTGAAGTCTCCGGACTCTCGCAGCGTCTCAAAGAGATCGAGACACAGGGATTTACAAAAGCTGTCATACCTAACAAGCCGCTTGAAAAAACGAACATTAAATGTTTTGTAGCCGATGAAGTCTCTAAAGTCGTTGAGTGGATGTAA
- a CDS encoding lysophospholipid acyltransferase family protein, which translates to MEWVDGLKLIGILFNSFGYNFGIYEGNPVTFNTIKQLFYGLYLTNSFGYRLSKVNDPMDIKRLRLAYSEAQLDALHISVKVENPEKLPQEGQYLLVANHRSIIDPPLIEIALKDTKIFGPWISKKELYNSFFFGLFVRNAGSILLDREKSQMSGFFAEIKEAVKRGESIFIFPEGTRNKTDKALTTFKEGSRIIALKNRLPILPVYIKTNADKALKNALNDSKLAQDVTVVIGDVIDYKEKTSLEITYRKMFDLEEESNPS; encoded by the coding sequence ATGGAATGGGTGGATGGCTTGAAGTTAATAGGTATACTTTTTAACTCTTTTGGTTATAATTTCGGCATATACGAAGGAAACCCAGTGACATTTAATACCATTAAACAGCTTTTCTACGGTCTCTATCTTACGAACAGTTTTGGATATAGATTAAGTAAAGTCAATGACCCCATGGACATCAAAAGATTACGGCTTGCCTATTCTGAGGCACAGCTGGATGCTCTGCATATTTCAGTGAAGGTTGAAAATCCGGAAAAACTGCCTCAAGAGGGTCAATATCTTCTTGTGGCCAACCATAGAAGTATCATCGATCCGCCTCTGATAGAAATAGCGTTGAAGGATACAAAGATATTTGGTCCATGGATCTCCAAAAAAGAGCTTTATAACTCTTTTTTCTTTGGACTGTTTGTTCGGAATGCGGGTTCGATACTCCTTGATAGAGAAAAGAGCCAGATGAGTGGGTTTTTTGCTGAGATAAAAGAGGCGGTCAAGCGCGGCGAGTCCATTTTCATCTTTCCTGAAGGTACGCGAAATAAAACGGACAAAGCGTTGACAACATTCAAAGAGGGGTCCCGTATTATCGCTTTGAAAAACCGTTTGCCTATTTTGCCTGTCTATATTAAAACAAATGCGGACAAGGCATTGAAAAATGCATTAAATGACAGTAAACTGGCACAGGACGTGACCGTTGTGATAGGGGATGTTATAGACTACAAGGAAAAAACAAGCCTTGAAATCACGTATCGTAAAATGTTCGACCTTGAGGAAGAGAGTAATCCTTCCTAA
- the ftsY gene encoding signal recognition particle-docking protein FtsY, with amino-acid sequence MFNLLKKVLGKTSDAIKDVAPTKRKEIPKDEFEDILLEADVHYELVEKMLAGLPDKINRIQAFNSLISVFQYKADFKESDAKPFVEMIIGVNGAGKTTTISKLAYRYKQEGKKVMLGAGDTFRAAAIEQLTRWADKLEVPIIATQQGHDPSAVVFDAIESAKAKGFDHIIIDTAGRLHTQANLSEELKKMIRVAGKALDGAPHRKMLILDGTQGSSSINQAKAFNEMIGIDGIIITKLDGTAKGGSVFSIADELKMPIFYIGTGEQPQDLIRFKANEYINTILDEIFI; translated from the coding sequence ATGTTTAATTTATTAAAAAAAGTATTGGGTAAAACCAGTGATGCCATCAAAGATGTTGCACCGACAAAACGAAAAGAAATTCCCAAAGATGAGTTTGAAGATATCCTGCTTGAAGCGGATGTACATTATGAACTGGTAGAAAAAATGTTAGCCGGATTGCCTGACAAGATCAACAGGATCCAGGCATTCAACTCACTCATCTCGGTTTTTCAGTATAAAGCGGACTTTAAAGAGAGTGATGCCAAACCTTTTGTAGAGATGATCATAGGGGTTAATGGTGCAGGAAAGACAACGACCATTTCCAAACTGGCATACCGCTACAAACAAGAAGGTAAAAAGGTGATGCTGGGGGCAGGAGATACTTTCCGTGCTGCGGCGATAGAACAACTGACAAGATGGGCAGACAAATTGGAGGTTCCTATCATTGCTACACAACAGGGACATGACCCCTCTGCCGTGGTCTTTGATGCCATAGAGTCTGCAAAAGCCAAAGGTTTTGATCACATCATCATTGACACGGCAGGAAGACTCCACACACAAGCGAACCTGAGTGAAGAGCTCAAAAAAATGATCCGTGTCGCGGGAAAAGCACTGGATGGTGCACCCCACCGTAAAATGCTTATTCTGGATGGTACACAGGGTAGCTCATCCATCAACCAGGCAAAAGCATTCAATGAAATGATCGGGATCGACGGTATCATCATTACAAAACTTGACGGTACAGCCAAAGGTGGTTCAGTATTCAGTATAGCCGATGAGCTAAAAATGCCTATCTTCTACATCGGTACCGGCGAACAGCCCCAAGACCTTATCAGGTTCAAGGCGAATGAGTATATCAACACGATACTCGACGAGATCTTTATTTAG
- a CDS encoding TlpA disulfide reductase family protein, producing MHKKIAVLLSLLLLLIILIIFVWEEEKQPESTPIPTENTTEVIVKKEKKVQEGVLPPMKSSLPETPSKVFTLINSKVKSHKVAISGEKVIFQDTTQPIVLVNLFATWCPPCIGEIPYLNDLQKKYKEELFVAGILTHDTIMQDALESFMAKNQINYFISNGKENDAFADWLATTLHLPKNFPIPLTVIYLKGEYFTHYEGTVPVEMIEYDIQQAKKQLEAR from the coding sequence GTGCATAAAAAAATAGCTGTGCTTCTTTCATTATTATTACTGCTCATTATTTTGATCATCTTTGTCTGGGAGGAAGAGAAACAACCAGAATCCACCCCTATTCCCACAGAAAACACTACTGAAGTGATTGTAAAAAAAGAGAAAAAGGTACAAGAAGGTGTGCTTCCTCCAATGAAGTCATCTCTACCCGAAACACCCTCAAAGGTCTTTACGCTCATCAACTCGAAAGTGAAAAGTCATAAAGTGGCCATCTCTGGAGAAAAAGTCATTTTTCAGGATACGACACAACCGATTGTCCTTGTAAACCTTTTTGCTACATGGTGTCCTCCTTGTATCGGCGAAATACCCTATTTGAATGATCTTCAGAAAAAATACAAAGAAGAACTCTTTGTCGCAGGTATACTGACCCATGACACTATTATGCAAGATGCATTGGAGAGCTTTATGGCAAAAAACCAAATTAATTATTTTATCTCCAACGGTAAAGAAAACGATGCGTTTGCAGATTGGCTAGCAACGACACTCCACTTACCCAAGAATTTTCCCATTCCACTGACGGTAATCTATCTCAAAGGTGAGTACTTCACACATTATGAAGGTACCGTTCCCGTAGAGATGATAGAATACGATATACAACAAGCAAAAAAACAATTAGAAGCAAGGTAA
- a CDS encoding 5-formyltetrahydrofolate cyclo-ligase, with protein sequence MNRRMSMTKEVKKKQFRCESLERLKRVSGCGSYKRDKTIVQALYQYIVENKAHTVMLYIPLGTEVNIYPLIQRLRMEKRVLYVPFMEGASFRLVKYRLPLKRKQFGIKEPNDSKQYRTKNIDISIVPIVGVDTTLRRVGFGKGMYDRFYEKQNRYIKKTVFVARELCYSEEIITDDHDVKADMIITA encoded by the coding sequence ATGAATAGACGGATGAGTATGACAAAAGAGGTTAAAAAAAAACAATTTAGATGTGAGAGCCTGGAACGGTTAAAAAGGGTTTCAGGATGTGGCAGTTATAAAAGAGATAAGACAATAGTACAGGCACTCTATCAATATATTGTAGAGAATAAAGCGCACACGGTGATGCTTTATATCCCTTTGGGAACAGAGGTGAACATCTATCCTCTCATACAGAGATTGCGTATGGAGAAGAGAGTGCTCTATGTACCATTTATGGAAGGTGCAAGTTTTAGGTTGGTAAAATATAGACTTCCACTAAAGAGAAAGCAGTTTGGGATCAAAGAACCCAATGATTCAAAACAATACAGAACAAAAAATATAGATATTTCTATTGTACCTATTGTGGGAGTAGATACGACACTGAGACGTGTTGGATTCGGTAAAGGTATGTATGATAGATTTTATGAAAAACAGAATAGATATATAAAAAAAACAGTTTTTGTAGCGCGTGAATTGTGTTACAGCGAAGAGATCATAACAGATGATCATGATGTAAAAGCAGACATGATCATCACCGCTTAA
- the rny gene encoding ribonuclease Y, which yields MLGIIGVSGIAGAAIGTGVCYLWLKKSTKNKFSYIESEAKAKANAIEKETELLLKSAHVKIKENELEQEREFQKRVAKVDERNRTLILKTKELTSKEESLRLLEKRVLEKEKQLEKLEKRKQEEIANTVDKMQHIASLTKEEAKAYILEKVEEQSRADVATIVRKYEQIAKEEGERKANYILAQATTRYAGDFAGERLINLVNLPSDEHKGRIIGKEGRNIKTLEMLLGVDIVIDETPGVILVSSFNLYRRAIATRVIEILVEDGRIHPGRIEEVHAKVEEEFEQKTFEEGENILIELGLFPMHEELVKLLGRMKYRASYGQNALAHTLEVAKLSRVMAAEMGGDEKLALRAGLLHDIGKALTQDLGGSHVDIGVELCRKHGEHPTVINAIYAHHGYEEPDSVESAAVCAADKLSAARPGARREVLESFTKRVKEVEDIALSKEYVTQAFAINAGREIRVFVNAQKMNDNETVLLSKEIAKEIEEKVQYPGDIKVNVIRETRAVNYAK from the coding sequence ATGTTAGGGATAATAGGAGTTTCAGGTATAGCGGGTGCAGCTATAGGGACAGGTGTGTGTTACCTGTGGTTAAAAAAGAGCACGAAGAACAAATTTTCATATATAGAATCAGAAGCAAAAGCCAAGGCCAATGCGATAGAGAAAGAGACGGAACTTTTACTCAAATCTGCGCATGTAAAGATCAAAGAGAACGAGTTGGAACAAGAGCGTGAATTTCAAAAACGTGTGGCAAAGGTAGATGAACGTAACCGTACCTTGATCTTGAAAACCAAAGAGCTGACCTCTAAAGAAGAGAGTTTAAGACTCTTGGAGAAGAGGGTATTGGAAAAAGAGAAGCAGTTAGAAAAACTTGAGAAAAGAAAACAAGAAGAGATCGCTAATACGGTTGATAAAATGCAGCATATCGCTTCTTTGACAAAAGAGGAAGCAAAAGCCTATATTTTAGAAAAGGTAGAAGAACAGAGCCGTGCAGATGTTGCGACTATTGTACGTAAGTATGAACAGATAGCAAAAGAAGAGGGTGAACGAAAGGCCAATTATATTTTGGCACAGGCAACCACGCGTTATGCAGGCGATTTTGCAGGTGAGCGTCTGATCAACCTTGTAAACCTGCCAAGTGATGAACACAAAGGGCGTATCATCGGCAAAGAGGGTAGGAACATCAAGACACTGGAGATGCTCTTGGGGGTAGATATCGTGATAGATGAGACACCGGGTGTGATCCTTGTAAGCAGTTTTAATCTCTACCGGAGGGCTATTGCAACCAGGGTGATAGAGATACTGGTGGAAGATGGACGTATACATCCGGGTCGTATAGAGGAGGTCCATGCAAAGGTGGAAGAGGAGTTTGAACAAAAAACCTTTGAAGAGGGTGAAAATATACTGATTGAACTAGGGCTTTTCCCTATGCATGAAGAACTTGTGAAACTTTTGGGTCGTATGAAATATAGAGCCAGCTATGGGCAGAATGCTCTGGCACATACCCTGGAGGTAGCCAAACTTTCACGTGTCATGGCAGCGGAAATGGGCGGAGATGAAAAACTTGCGCTTCGTGCCGGTCTCCTGCATGATATCGGCAAAGCCCTGACACAGGACCTGGGCGGCTCACACGTAGATATCGGTGTGGAGCTTTGTCGTAAACATGGAGAACACCCTACGGTCATCAATGCCATCTATGCCCATCACGGATATGAAGAACCGGACTCTGTAGAGAGTGCTGCGGTATGTGCTGCAGATAAACTCTCTGCAGCAAGACCCGGAGCCAGAAGAGAAGTGCTTGAAAGCTTTACAAAGCGTGTGAAAGAGGTTGAAGATATTGCCTTGAGTAAAGAGTATGTGACTCAAGCCTTTGCCATTAATGCAGGGAGAGAGATACGTGTCTTTGTGAATGCCCAAAAGATGAATGACAATGAAACCGTACTCTTAAGTAAAGAGATTGCCAAAGAGATAGAGGAAAAAGTACAGTACCCCGGTGATATAAAAGTGAATGTGATACGGGAAACACGTGCTGTCAATTATGCGAAATAA
- a CDS encoding peptidylprolyl isomerase has protein sequence MKRLLVALLFVGLTVQTYAKDTIVVLETNVGKIELKMYPEVAPLAVENFTTHVKNGYYNGLIFHRIIKGFMIQGGDPTGTGRGGESIWKKDFKDEFAPNVVFDRPMLLAMANRGPKTNGSQFFITLAPTPWLNGKHTIFGEVISGEEAVRKMENVSTGRGDRPMFDQIIKKAYIKQ, from the coding sequence ATGAAAAGATTATTGGTCGCTTTACTGTTTGTAGGTTTGACTGTTCAAACCTACGCAAAAGATACTATCGTGGTACTTGAAACCAATGTAGGGAAAATAGAATTAAAAATGTATCCGGAAGTGGCACCGCTTGCAGTTGAGAACTTTACTACGCATGTGAAAAACGGTTACTACAACGGGCTTATTTTTCATAGGATCATTAAAGGTTTCATGATTCAGGGCGGCGATCCTACAGGTACAGGAAGAGGTGGTGAGTCTATCTGGAAAAAAGATTTTAAAGACGAATTCGCACCCAATGTGGTATTTGACAGACCGATGTTATTGGCTATGGCAAACCGTGGACCTAAAACAAACGGAAGCCAGTTTTTCATCACACTTGCGCCAACCCCTTGGTTAAACGGTAAACATACGATCTTTGGTGAAGTGATTTCCGGTGAAGAAGCAGTACGTAAGATGGAAAATGTTTCTACAGGTAGAGGCGACAGACCCATGTTCGATCAGATTATTAAAAAAGCGTATATCAAACAATAG
- the cmoB gene encoding tRNA 5-methoxyuridine(34)/uridine 5-oxyacetic acid(34) synthase CmoB → MDLNSLRDERKKWLTWKNIAPFQEAIRSLKTYEDVEVKLGDRVEVQIKDLSPQDAQQIKETALLMKPWRKGPFQINDLFIDSEWQSQIKYNLLEPYFDLKDKVVGDIGCNNGYYLFRMLSQAPKKLIGFDPSAIYYSQFQFINHFIKSDIVYELLGVEHVEFYEHKFDTLFCLGVLYHRSDPVAMLKSLFKGLNKGGELILDTFMIDGEGEMCLTPRDRYSKIPNIYFVPTVNALKNWCFRAGFETVEVLEIMKTEPTEQRKTEWIETQSLEDFLDPDDHTKTVEGYPAPKRVYIKAMKSL, encoded by the coding sequence ATGGATTTAAACAGTTTACGAGACGAGCGTAAGAAATGGCTCACGTGGAAAAATATCGCACCTTTTCAGGAAGCCATCAGATCGCTTAAAACGTATGAAGATGTTGAGGTAAAGCTTGGAGACAGGGTTGAGGTTCAGATCAAGGACCTCAGTCCACAAGATGCGCAGCAGATAAAAGAGACGGCACTTTTGATGAAGCCCTGGCGAAAAGGGCCCTTTCAGATCAATGATCTTTTTATAGACTCTGAATGGCAAAGCCAAATTAAATACAATCTGCTTGAACCCTACTTTGACCTAAAAGACAAGGTTGTTGGTGACATAGGATGCAACAATGGCTATTATCTGTTTCGTATGTTGTCCCAAGCACCTAAAAAACTTATAGGGTTTGACCCCTCTGCCATCTACTATTCCCAGTTTCAGTTCATCAACCATTTTATCAAGTCTGATATTGTCTATGAACTTTTAGGGGTAGAGCATGTAGAGTTCTATGAACACAAGTTCGATACACTCTTCTGTTTGGGTGTACTCTATCACAGGTCTGATCCTGTTGCCATGCTCAAATCTCTCTTTAAGGGTCTTAATAAAGGCGGTGAGCTCATTTTAGATACCTTTATGATAGATGGTGAAGGTGAGATGTGCCTGACGCCTAGAGACCGTTATTCAAAGATACCGAATATCTATTTCGTACCTACGGTGAATGCTTTAAAGAACTGGTGCTTCAGGGCAGGGTTTGAAACCGTTGAAGTGTTGGAGATCATGAAAACTGAACCTACGGAACAGAGAAAAACAGAGTGGATAGAGACGCAAAGCCTGGAAGATTTCCTGGATCCTGACGATCATACGAAGACCGTTGAGGGATATCCTGCACCCAAAAGGGTCTACATCAAGGCAATGAAATCACTTTAA
- a CDS encoding winged helix-turn-helix domain-containing protein yields MRILTVGFNDEYVKELEKELDKYFICIVDNAKDMYDATNFTDFRHYELVVIVDEGVKFSLERYVNEVKKKKSETKIMILTNNVKAQSAFFSLGVDDVIYQHGEYPDLIAARVLANMRHLFGTQVNIDKLVIDIANKKIEYDEKIVSLNGKTFDILAYLALRKQRVFSKDEIINALWEEPEYVSDNTVEVAINQIRKRLKSILGFQVIHTVRRRGYKFSY; encoded by the coding sequence ATGAGAATATTAACGGTAGGTTTCAACGATGAATACGTTAAGGAACTTGAAAAAGAGTTAGATAAATACTTTATTTGTATTGTTGACAATGCGAAAGATATGTATGATGCAACCAACTTTACAGACTTTAGACACTATGAACTGGTTGTGATCGTAGATGAAGGTGTGAAGTTTTCACTAGAGCGTTACGTGAATGAAGTCAAAAAGAAAAAGAGTGAAACGAAGATTATGATCTTGACAAATAATGTCAAAGCACAATCAGCTTTCTTCTCTTTAGGTGTAGATGATGTGATCTATCAGCATGGTGAATACCCTGATCTTATCGCTGCAAGAGTTTTAGCGAACATGAGACATCTCTTCGGGACACAGGTGAACATCGATAAACTTGTGATCGACATTGCGAACAAAAAGATCGAATATGATGAGAAAATCGTTTCTCTCAACGGCAAGACATTTGATATCTTGGCATACCTTGCACTTCGTAAACAACGTGTTTTCTCGAAAGATGAGATCATCAATGCACTCTGGGAAGAGCCAGAGTATGTCAGCGATAACACGGTTGAAGTGGCGATCAATCAGATCAGAAAGAGATTGAAAAGTATTTTGGGTTTCCAGGTGATCCATACGGTGCGTAGACGCGGGTATAAATTTTCATACTAA
- a CDS encoding hotdog domain-containing protein, which translates to MQLNTHLNINTSLCGKVTKLKENYAEVLLHTTQQMAADSQGLVHGGFIFGAADYAAMSAVNDPYVVLGASSSKFIAPVKVGDSVLCKALVVNSQGKKSEVEVEGFVNGKLVFEGIFTTFVLSSHVLG; encoded by the coding sequence ATGCAATTAAATACCCATCTAAATATCAATACGTCACTTTGTGGAAAAGTGACCAAGCTTAAAGAAAATTATGCAGAGGTTCTGCTGCATACCACACAGCAGATGGCAGCGGATAGTCAGGGATTGGTCCATGGCGGTTTTATCTTCGGTGCAGCAGATTATGCAGCTATGTCCGCAGTGAACGATCCTTATGTGGTGCTGGGTGCTTCAAGTTCGAAATTCATAGCACCTGTAAAGGTTGGTGACTCAGTACTGTGTAAAGCTTTGGTTGTCAATAGTCAAGGTAAGAAATCTGAGGTAGAAGTAGAGGGGTTTGTCAATGGAAAGTTAGTCTTTGAAGGTATCTTTACAACGTTCGTATTGTCTTCGCATGTTCTAGGCTAA
- a CDS encoding MBL fold metallo-hydrolase: protein MQIKIQPMGAYQTNCYIATVEGKDFIIDPGMGATQWVLDNVTNPVAILNTHGHFDHVWSNAEVQEKLRLPIYCPKGDVFMLTDDPLGQGTPPSEPDYIIVGDEAMTIEGVKIKYRHFPGHTPGCSIIEIDDVWFSGDFLFEQSIGRWDFPSSSGEDMVKSLEKALTIEDDYTIYPGHGMSTTLKAEQKVIPFWIEQVKRSI from the coding sequence ATGCAAATCAAAATACAACCTATGGGCGCTTATCAAACCAACTGTTACATCGCTACAGTTGAGGGAAAAGATTTTATCATAGACCCTGGAATGGGTGCTACCCAATGGGTACTTGACAATGTCACCAATCCCGTTGCGATACTCAATACGCATGGTCATTTTGATCATGTATGGTCAAATGCAGAGGTCCAGGAGAAACTCAGGCTTCCTATCTATTGTCCCAAAGGGGATGTCTTTATGCTTACTGACGATCCTCTTGGGCAAGGTACGCCTCCAAGTGAACCAGACTATATCATCGTAGGTGATGAAGCAATGACCATTGAGGGGGTAAAGATCAAATACCGTCACTTTCCGGGACATACGCCTGGCTGTTCCATTATAGAGATCGATGATGTATGGTTCAGTGGAGACTTTCTTTTTGAACAAAGTATCGGAAGATGGGATTTCCCTTCATCAAGCGGAGAAGATATGGTGAAGAGTTTGGAAAAAGCACTTACCATAGAGGATGATTATACGATCTATCCCGGCCATGGGATGAGCACGACCCTTAAAGCAGAACAAAAGGTCATACCTTTTTGGATAGAGCAGGTGAAGAGGAGTATTTGA
- a CDS encoding ferritin-like domain-containing protein gives MNIFSLLERAIISDNILIKEELTTQCLAYCTQNEISCDGDFTPQLFSKPSYASKCHIVDPRDLPARKDFESKEGLATLVHAIAHIEYSAIDLALDAVYRYPQMPGEYKVDWLEVASDEIRHFKMLQRLLAELGYSYGDFPVHCGLFDAAEHSAGNILERMAIIPRYYEASGLDVSPQIMKKLDNKRKNPQVKKLIEALHVIYEEEIDHVHKGDKWFKYLCKATGKVEGSEEEVYFEILERYKLLSKHRPYVNVEARKEAGFSCSEIKKLGAKECS, from the coding sequence ATGAATATATTTAGTCTTTTAGAACGTGCCATTATCAGTGATAATATTCTTATAAAAGAGGAGTTGACCACTCAATGTTTGGCGTATTGTACCCAAAATGAAATAAGTTGTGATGGTGATTTTACACCTCAATTATTTTCAAAACCCTCCTATGCCTCCAAATGTCACATTGTGGATCCAAGAGATTTGCCTGCGAGAAAAGACTTTGAGAGTAAAGAGGGATTGGCCACATTGGTGCATGCCATTGCACACATAGAGTATTCTGCTATAGATCTGGCACTGGATGCCGTGTATCGTTACCCACAGATGCCTGGCGAGTATAAAGTAGATTGGCTGGAAGTTGCCAGTGATGAGATACGACACTTTAAAATGCTACAGAGACTATTGGCAGAGCTTGGATATAGCTATGGAGATTTTCCTGTACATTGTGGACTTTTTGATGCAGCTGAGCACAGTGCAGGGAATATTTTGGAGCGTATGGCGATTATCCCGCGTTACTATGAAGCATCAGGTCTGGATGTCAGTCCCCAGATCATGAAAAAACTGGATAACAAGCGTAAAAACCCTCAGGTGAAAAAACTTATAGAGGCACTGCATGTCATCTATGAGGAAGAGATAGACCATGTACACAAAGGTGATAAGTGGTTTAAATACCTCTGTAAAGCTACAGGAAAAGTAGAGGGGAGCGAAGAAGAGGTCTATTTTGAGATACTTGAACGCTATAAGCTGCTCTCGAAACACCGTCCCTATGTTAATGTGGAAGCCAGAAAAGAGGCGGGATTCTCTTGTTCTGAGATCAAAAAATTGGGTGCTAAGGAGTGTTCATGA